The proteins below are encoded in one region of Reichenbachiella sp. 5M10:
- a CDS encoding DUF4494 domain-containing protein — translation MKIWYSCKVKYGKVNDEGIMKQTTDVFLVDAMSYTEAESRIYEAMERDVSGEFSVTNISKTNIGDLVHFEDADYWYKAKVSYSTVDGDSDKEVKVNTYFLVNAEDVKQAFDRVSESLNSMLVPFEIPAIAKTNVVEVYPFDAEAEEQIPDNLTPVSELEEEEVED, via the coding sequence ATGAAGATTTGGTATTCGTGCAAGGTGAAGTATGGCAAGGTGAATGATGAAGGCATCATGAAGCAAACCACAGATGTGTTTCTAGTAGATGCGATGTCTTATACAGAGGCTGAATCACGTATCTATGAAGCCATGGAGCGTGATGTGAGTGGTGAGTTTTCGGTGACCAACATTAGTAAAACAAATATTGGCGATCTCGTGCATTTCGAAGATGCAGATTATTGGTACAAAGCCAAAGTGTCGTATTCGACGGTGGATGGTGATAGTGACAAGGAAGTGAAAGTCAATACCTATTTTTTGGTCAATGCTGAGGATGTCAAGCAGGCATTTGATCGCGTGAGTGAAAGCCTCAATTCTATGTTGGTTCCTTTTGAGATCCCGGCCATTGCAAAAACCAATGTTGTAGAGGTGTATCCGTTTGATGCAGAGGCTGAGGAGCAGATTCCAGACAATCTGACACCAGTCTCTGAACTCGAAGAGGAAGAAGTAGAGGATTAA
- a CDS encoding sulfite exporter TauE/SafE family protein produces MKIPSFIRTSKHSRFNFEPRYYDPVKEEIEGKMKAARERLKRNDADSPLPEYTSSISAAFQKRERKSGQTSLIQMLLAAGMFGLVVGWFFYGNDVFYVFLLLSPLYFYFRLRKRKAPRD; encoded by the coding sequence ATGAAAATCCCTTCTTTTATTCGAACCTCAAAACATAGTCGATTCAATTTCGAACCGAGATATTATGATCCGGTCAAAGAAGAAATTGAAGGTAAAATGAAAGCTGCACGTGAGCGACTAAAACGTAACGATGCAGACTCCCCTCTTCCAGAATATACCTCTAGCATCTCCGCAGCGTTCCAAAAGCGTGAGCGCAAATCAGGCCAAACTTCTCTGATTCAGATGCTCCTTGCAGCAGGGATGTTTGGATTGGTGGTAGGATGGTTCTTCTACGGGAATGATGTATTCTATGTTTTTCTATTACTCTCGCCATTATATTTCTATTTTCGCCTTAGAAAAAGAAAAGCGCCAAGAGACTAA
- a CDS encoding rhomboid family intramembrane serine protease, with amino-acid sequence MDNLFDDFKNAWRKPNNALPQIIIINIVIFLALAILYVLGNVSGLGNVSTFIIDQFTIPPVFSDFLMRPWTILTYAFAHSLSSIFHILFNMLVLYWFGKLIVEYLGNQKLINLYVMGALAGGVVYLLVYNLVPYYIDRSNFAGMVGASAAVYAITVAAATLLPDYTFFLMFLGPVKIKYIAGFYLVISFIGTVGGNAGGNIAHLGGALMGYVYIRQLQSGNDWGLWISAIMRFVKSLFEKQPPIKVSHKRSKKTRSNDSSKSTPRQSTAHNIADQAEIDAILDKISQSGYESLTKEEKQKLFNASNKS; translated from the coding sequence ATGGACAATTTGTTTGATGATTTTAAGAATGCGTGGCGCAAACCCAACAATGCTCTGCCACAGATCATCATTATCAACATCGTAATATTCCTCGCACTGGCGATACTCTATGTACTCGGCAATGTATCTGGACTAGGCAACGTCTCGACCTTCATCATTGATCAATTCACAATACCGCCGGTATTTTCGGACTTCTTGATGCGGCCTTGGACGATCTTGACCTATGCCTTTGCACATAGTCTGAGTAGCATATTCCATATCCTATTCAACATGCTCGTACTCTATTGGTTTGGCAAATTGATCGTCGAGTACCTTGGCAATCAAAAACTCATCAACCTCTATGTCATGGGAGCTTTGGCAGGGGGGGTCGTATATTTGTTGGTCTACAACCTAGTCCCCTACTACATCGACCGATCCAACTTCGCTGGAATGGTCGGGGCCTCAGCAGCAGTCTATGCGATCACAGTGGCCGCAGCGACCCTATTACCGGACTACACCTTCTTTTTGATGTTTCTAGGGCCTGTCAAAATCAAATACATTGCAGGGTTTTATCTCGTTATCTCGTTCATTGGTACGGTGGGAGGAAATGCAGGAGGAAATATTGCGCATTTGGGTGGTGCACTCATGGGGTATGTATATATACGCCAATTACAATCTGGCAATGACTGGGGACTTTGGATCTCTGCCATCATGCGTTTTGTCAAAAGTTTGTTTGAGAAACAACCTCCAATCAAAGTATCACACAAACGGAGCAAAAAGACCAGATCGAACGATTCTTCTAAAAGCACTCCTCGCCAAAGCACCGCACACAATATAGCAGACCAAGCCGAAATCGACGCGATCCTAGACAAAATCTCACAATCAGGCTATGAAAGCCTCACCAAAGAAGAAAAACAAAAACTCTTCAACGCAAGCAACAAGAGTTAA
- a CDS encoding tetratricopeptide repeat protein: MKKKIITLIIFTIVVTAVVLWHTTNESDLPPELVISSTSMKDGEYDSAIHYAQKILSFSTSPNNRAYAQSIIGYSWFMKKNYDSAYHYYTESLKSERNVQTPLKASSLNMLGIIFEIKEAHPTAVHYFQKSISVYEPLNDPHLATVYYNLAYNQSQTNNIDCLDSYYKALSYASDFNNERIRAFCLNDLGNLMLETKNYESAKEYYSSVLQVEYTHTSPFILACAIQGLGETAFHTHDLATAQKHAVESLNIKIENGLDESLFTSYLLLGRIARETQNLAEAETNFKRAIVYYPMKERNKKFVDVFKELSQVEEALGNVKLSEYYNRLHFEELENILADKKKTYGLSKIEV, translated from the coding sequence ATGAAGAAAAAGATAATCACACTGATTATTTTCACAATAGTGGTCACAGCAGTTGTCCTCTGGCACACAACTAATGAATCAGATTTACCCCCAGAACTAGTCATATCCAGTACTAGCATGAAGGACGGGGAATATGATTCGGCCATTCACTACGCACAAAAAATTCTATCATTCTCCACAAGCCCTAACAACAGAGCTTATGCTCAAAGTATCATTGGGTACAGTTGGTTCATGAAAAAAAATTATGATTCAGCTTATCACTACTATACTGAGTCTTTGAAATCAGAAAGAAATGTACAGACTCCACTCAAAGCGAGCTCTTTGAACATGCTGGGCATCATCTTTGAAATCAAAGAAGCACACCCTACGGCTGTTCACTACTTTCAAAAATCAATCTCAGTGTATGAGCCACTAAATGATCCGCATCTTGCCACTGTATACTACAATCTAGCCTATAATCAAAGTCAAACCAATAACATCGATTGTCTCGATTCATACTATAAAGCGTTATCCTATGCCTCGGATTTCAACAACGAAAGAATCAGAGCATTTTGCTTAAATGACTTAGGAAACTTGATGTTGGAGACCAAAAACTATGAGTCCGCCAAGGAATACTACTCATCTGTTTTGCAAGTTGAATACACTCATACCTCCCCCTTTATACTGGCATGTGCTATCCAGGGTCTTGGAGAGACTGCGTTCCACACACATGATTTGGCAACCGCTCAGAAACACGCAGTTGAATCATTAAACATCAAAATAGAAAACGGCTTAGACGAATCACTATTCACCTCATACTTGCTACTTGGTAGAATAGCTCGAGAAACACAAAACCTTGCTGAAGCGGAAACAAACTTCAAAAGAGCAATTGTCTACTACCCCATGAAGGAGCGTAATAAAAAATTCGTGGACGTATTTAAAGAGCTCAGCCAAGTAGAAGAAGCATTGGGCAATGTAAAACTGAGTGAATACTACAACAGGTTGCATTTCGAAGAACTCGAAAACATATTGGCAGATAAGAAAAAAACCTACGGGCTGAGCAAGATAGAAGTCTAA
- the mutL gene encoding DNA mismatch repair endonuclease MutL, producing the protein MPDIIHLLPDAIANQIAAGEVVQRPASVVKELLENSIDAGSTKIHLIVNDAGKNLIQVVDNGKGMSETDARMSFERHATSKIQKSEDLFKIQTMGFRGEALASIAAVARVELKTKTEYNELGTSIVIEASEVKSQSPESANQGTSLSVKNLFYNVPARRNFLKSNPVEMRHIMDEFHRVALSNPHVNFILTQNEKEIYNSPSGKLSQRIVQLFGKNYQSQLIACQEETEWLKVSGYIGKPEHSKKTRGEQFFFVNNRFIKSSYLNHAVQGAFEGLIKDDQHPFYTLFIEMDPARIDINVHPTKTEIKFDDERSVYGIIKSAVKQALGTHNVTPSLDFDMDVNFTNFAAHSTKFESQQSSTKDRGYGNFKSIDQKQGKSTRWERLYESAIHESSLSPAEIRQEEMAGFDQIQPEEKQEKTQLEISSQMSTDNYSSEPILMHEKYIMKQVKSGIMILDAVLAHERILFEKYISTLNEHTGMSQKCLFPVHIELGPADFSLVMDLQAEITALGFEFEVFGDHSIAINGVPADVQNINEKELFEGLIEQFKFNKSELSINTRENIARSIAKRSSNRTKISKQTLELKSLIDRLFACDQPNYAPNGTPTFVILGLDKIVEFFKYQ; encoded by the coding sequence ATGCCCGATATCATCCACTTATTGCCCGATGCGATTGCCAACCAAATAGCGGCCGGTGAGGTTGTCCAACGTCCCGCTTCGGTCGTCAAAGAATTGCTCGAAAACAGTATCGATGCAGGCAGCACCAAAATACACTTGATTGTCAATGATGCCGGCAAAAACCTCATACAAGTTGTGGACAATGGCAAAGGCATGAGCGAAACTGACGCTCGCATGAGTTTCGAGCGGCATGCCACTTCCAAAATCCAGAAATCAGAGGATCTTTTCAAAATCCAAACCATGGGTTTCAGAGGTGAAGCGTTGGCTTCCATCGCTGCAGTAGCCCGCGTCGAACTCAAAACCAAAACCGAGTACAACGAGCTCGGCACCTCCATAGTCATCGAAGCATCAGAGGTAAAAAGCCAGTCCCCAGAGTCCGCCAATCAAGGCACGTCACTTTCGGTCAAAAACCTTTTCTACAATGTACCCGCACGACGCAATTTCTTGAAAAGCAATCCCGTCGAAATGCGCCACATCATGGACGAATTTCACAGAGTAGCTTTGTCCAACCCTCATGTCAATTTTATATTGACACAAAACGAGAAGGAAATATACAATTCGCCTAGTGGCAAACTGAGTCAACGCATCGTACAGCTCTTTGGCAAAAACTACCAATCACAGCTCATCGCATGCCAAGAAGAAACCGAATGGCTCAAAGTCAGTGGCTACATCGGCAAACCCGAACACTCCAAAAAGACACGGGGAGAACAGTTTTTCTTTGTCAACAATCGTTTTATCAAAAGTAGCTATCTCAACCATGCCGTACAAGGAGCCTTTGAAGGATTGATCAAAGATGATCAGCACCCGTTCTACACCTTGTTCATAGAGATGGATCCAGCTCGCATCGACATCAACGTACACCCCACCAAAACAGAAATTAAATTTGATGACGAACGTAGTGTATACGGCATCATCAAATCTGCAGTAAAACAAGCATTGGGCACACACAACGTCACTCCCTCCTTGGATTTTGACATGGATGTCAACTTCACAAATTTCGCAGCGCACAGTACCAAATTTGAATCCCAACAAAGCAGTACCAAGGACCGAGGATATGGCAATTTCAAATCGATAGACCAAAAACAGGGTAAATCTACTCGATGGGAACGTTTGTACGAAAGTGCCATCCATGAATCTTCCTTGTCTCCTGCTGAAATTCGTCAGGAAGAAATGGCAGGATTTGACCAGATCCAACCCGAAGAAAAACAAGAGAAAACACAACTCGAAATTTCATCCCAGATGTCTACGGACAACTACAGTTCGGAACCGATACTGATGCATGAGAAGTACATCATGAAGCAAGTCAAATCAGGTATCATGATCCTAGATGCCGTATTGGCTCACGAACGTATCCTATTCGAAAAATACATCAGTACACTCAACGAGCATACAGGCATGTCGCAAAAGTGCTTGTTCCCTGTACATATCGAACTCGGTCCTGCAGATTTCTCTCTGGTGATGGATTTGCAAGCTGAAATCACTGCTCTAGGATTTGAATTTGAGGTATTTGGAGACCACAGCATCGCCATCAATGGCGTACCAGCCGACGTGCAGAATATCAATGAAAAGGAATTGTTTGAAGGACTGATAGAGCAGTTTAAATTCAACAAATCTGAACTCTCGATCAATACACGGGAAAATATCGCCCGATCCATTGCCAAGCGGTCCTCCAACCGCACCAAAATTTCCAAGCAAACCCTCGAACTCAAAAGCCTGATTGATCGTTTGTTTGCCTGCGACCAACCCAACTATGCGCCCAACGGTACTCCTACATTTGTTATCTTAGGGCTTGATAAAATTGTAGAATTCTTTAAATATCAATAG
- a CDS encoding sodium:solute symporter family protein, whose translation MLLETIDWVIIGVFFVIVLGIGWQASRSAGQSSSEFFLGGRGMPWWLLGISMVACTFSADTPNLVTGFVRENGVVKNWAWWAFLITGMVTVFIYARLWRKSAVSTDLEFYELRYGGKRASFLRGFRAIYLGVFFNCLIMGSVTLAAIKIGGVMLGLDPWVVVVGASIVVVIYSALGGIKGVVWADFFQYGIAMFGAVYAAYVALSQPEVGGLTNLITHPAVQSKLSVVPDFTDPSVWVPLLLFPIAVQWWAVWYPGAEPGGGGYIAQRMLSAKDEKNAVGATLLFNFAHYALRPWPWIIVALASIIIYPDMASIQAEFPNIDPTYLKDDIAYPVMLSKLGSGWLGLVVASIIAAYMSTIGTHLNWGSSYFVNDFYKRFVKPDASEKQMVAMGRMTTVVLMFFAGTLSLTILDNATDAFNILLLSGAGSGAIYLFRWFWWRINALTEIVAMVVATVLAVVLTLFVDDATVATALLDGMTMKILITTGVVTVAWLGTALFTAPEDKEVLRSFYKLTRPGGPGWKKVVEEAAQDGQPCDENEGITWQMPRQVLLIFIGCTVIYSSLFAIGGFVYSNWTQGTILSVVAVLGTVMLFKVMSKLKLN comes from the coding sequence ATGTTATTAGAAACTATAGATTGGGTGATCATTGGGGTGTTCTTTGTCATTGTGTTGGGGATTGGCTGGCAAGCTTCTCGTTCGGCAGGGCAGAGCTCAAGTGAGTTTTTCTTGGGAGGTAGAGGGATGCCGTGGTGGCTACTGGGGATCTCGATGGTTGCCTGTACATTTTCGGCTGATACGCCAAACCTTGTGACGGGTTTCGTTCGTGAAAATGGCGTGGTGAAGAACTGGGCTTGGTGGGCCTTTTTGATCACAGGTATGGTGACAGTTTTTATTTATGCTCGATTGTGGAGAAAATCTGCCGTCAGTACTGATCTAGAGTTTTATGAGCTGAGATATGGAGGCAAGCGTGCTTCTTTTCTTAGAGGGTTTAGAGCGATCTATCTGGGTGTGTTTTTCAATTGCCTCATCATGGGATCGGTGACCTTGGCGGCAATCAAGATTGGTGGTGTCATGCTTGGTTTGGATCCTTGGGTTGTCGTAGTGGGCGCTTCGATAGTCGTCGTTATTTATTCGGCACTGGGCGGAATCAAAGGGGTCGTTTGGGCGGATTTTTTCCAATACGGGATTGCGATGTTTGGTGCTGTGTATGCGGCGTACGTGGCTTTGAGTCAGCCAGAGGTTGGTGGTTTGACCAATCTCATTACACATCCTGCGGTCCAATCCAAACTCAGTGTTGTTCCTGATTTTACTGATCCATCGGTTTGGGTGCCCTTGCTACTGTTTCCTATAGCGGTACAGTGGTGGGCGGTTTGGTATCCAGGTGCTGAGCCTGGAGGAGGAGGATATATTGCGCAACGTATGCTTTCGGCCAAAGACGAAAAAAATGCAGTAGGAGCAACTTTGCTCTTCAATTTTGCACACTATGCCTTGAGGCCTTGGCCATGGATCATCGTGGCGCTTGCTTCGATTATTATTTATCCAGACATGGCTTCCATCCAAGCAGAGTTTCCAAACATCGATCCGACCTATTTGAAAGATGACATTGCCTATCCCGTCATGTTGTCCAAGCTTGGGTCTGGGTGGCTCGGACTCGTGGTGGCATCCATCATCGCTGCATACATGTCGACGATCGGTACTCATCTCAATTGGGGGTCATCGTATTTTGTCAATGATTTTTACAAGCGATTTGTGAAGCCAGATGCTTCGGAAAAACAAATGGTTGCTATGGGACGAATGACTACAGTAGTACTGATGTTTTTTGCGGGGACTTTGTCATTGACCATCTTGGACAATGCGACGGATGCGTTCAATATCCTCTTGTTGTCGGGAGCAGGTTCGGGAGCGATTTATTTGTTCAGGTGGTTTTGGTGGAGAATCAACGCTTTGACGGAGATTGTCGCGATGGTGGTAGCGACCGTACTGGCTGTTGTACTGACGCTTTTTGTAGACGATGCTACAGTGGCGACTGCCTTGCTGGACGGTATGACGATGAAAATATTGATCACTACAGGGGTGGTCACAGTTGCTTGGTTGGGGACGGCCTTGTTTACAGCACCTGAAGACAAAGAGGTCCTGAGGTCTTTTTACAAATTGACACGGCCAGGTGGTCCGGGTTGGAAAAAGGTAGTAGAAGAAGCTGCTCAAGATGGACAACCTTGTGACGAGAATGAGGGAATTACTTGGCAAATGCCGAGACAAGTATTGTTGATTTTTATTGGCTGTACAGTGATCTATTCTTCATTGTTTGCCATTGGAGGGTTTGTGTACTCCAATTGGACACAAGGCACTATCTTATCTGTTGTAGCTGTGCTTGGTACGGTGATGTTGTTCAAAGTTATGAGCAAGCTTAAACTGAACTAA
- a CDS encoding ROK family protein, translated as MIKVTAGIDIGGTGTQFGLVDPDGQVLTEGKVDTRGTHSFEEFIDKIAAFLRQHLVENPGLELTGIGVGAPSGNYYTGTITDAPNLPWKGTLDVVQLLNDRFHVPVVLSNDANATAMGEKVFGAAKDIKDFVMITLGTGLGSGIVSSQQLVIGSQSMAAEFGHVMVRDKGGRLCNCGRRGCLETYVSATGIKRTLTSLLAKHPCASALRSVSFDDLTSKDIAHAARSGDVLAKKAFQKTGRVLGKNLANLVAIMNPEAIFLFGGLAQAGDLIFNPTRRALEENLLDMYKGKVQVLPSALGSQGAAILGAASLAHQQKDYLHYELS; from the coding sequence ATGATCAAGGTAACGGCAGGGATAGATATAGGAGGGACAGGTACGCAGTTTGGTCTCGTAGATCCCGACGGACAAGTGTTGACAGAGGGGAAAGTAGATACGCGTGGTACGCATAGTTTCGAAGAGTTTATTGATAAGATTGCTGCATTTCTGCGACAGCATTTGGTAGAGAATCCTGGCTTGGAATTGACCGGGATTGGCGTGGGGGCTCCTAGCGGAAACTACTATACGGGGACGATAACTGATGCGCCAAACCTACCCTGGAAGGGCACATTGGACGTTGTGCAGTTGCTCAATGATCGTTTTCATGTGCCGGTAGTACTGAGCAATGATGCCAACGCTACGGCAATGGGTGAGAAGGTGTTTGGCGCTGCAAAAGACATAAAGGATTTTGTGATGATCACCTTAGGGACTGGTTTGGGCAGTGGGATTGTGAGTAGCCAACAGTTGGTCATAGGTAGTCAAAGTATGGCTGCCGAATTTGGGCATGTCATGGTTCGTGACAAAGGTGGCCGTTTGTGTAACTGTGGACGAAGAGGGTGCTTAGAGACCTATGTGTCTGCTACGGGGATCAAACGTACGTTGACTTCTTTGCTTGCAAAACACCCTTGTGCAAGTGCTTTGCGTAGTGTGTCATTTGATGATTTGACCTCCAAGGATATAGCGCATGCAGCGCGAAGTGGAGATGTGTTGGCCAAGAAGGCATTTCAAAAGACAGGAAGAGTACTGGGTAAGAATTTGGCAAACCTGGTGGCTATCATGAACCCAGAAGCTATTTTCTTGTTTGGTGGTTTGGCACAAGCTGGAGATTTGATTTTTAATCCGACACGAAGAGCCTTGGAGGAGAATCTACTCGATATGTACAAAGGAAAGGTACAAGTTTTACCGTCTGCTTTGGGGAGTCAAGGAGCTGCTATTCTAGGGGCTGCTAGCTTAGCGCATCAGCAAAAAGATTATTTGCATTACGAATTGAGTTAG
- a CDS encoding rhomboid family intramembrane serine protease: MFNLTPMVKNILIINIGIFLIGYLFHFDLSHLFGVHYLFSEGFFIFQYVTYMWLHASFMHLFSNMFAVLIFGPMLERVWGSKKFLIFYLITGIGAGILYGVADTIEKNSLTHATEEFIDNPDPDQFYIYIQNHGRGFNMAQLGDFSDQYNQHPNDLSYTSQAVSYVNQIYQAVTNIPMVGASGAVFGVLMAFGMLFPNTQLMLLFPPIPIKAKYIVLFYGAYELYSEINRSGTDNVAHLAHLSGMLIAFVLLKYWARNGKDFY, translated from the coding sequence ATGTTCAATCTTACACCCATGGTCAAAAACATCCTGATCATCAACATCGGGATCTTTCTCATCGGCTATCTATTTCATTTTGACCTCTCTCATCTATTTGGGGTACATTATCTCTTTTCGGAGGGGTTCTTCATCTTCCAGTACGTCACCTACATGTGGCTCCACGCGTCGTTCATGCATTTGTTTAGCAACATGTTTGCAGTGCTCATCTTTGGCCCTATGCTCGAGCGCGTCTGGGGATCTAAGAAATTCTTGATATTCTACTTGATCACGGGAATCGGAGCAGGTATCCTTTACGGAGTAGCCGATACGATTGAGAAAAATAGCTTAACGCATGCGACAGAAGAATTCATTGACAACCCAGATCCAGATCAGTTTTATATCTACATCCAAAATCACGGTCGTGGATTTAACATGGCACAATTGGGTGATTTTTCGGATCAATACAATCAGCATCCAAATGACCTCTCCTACACAAGTCAGGCGGTCTCTTATGTCAATCAGATCTATCAAGCGGTGACCAACATCCCCATGGTTGGTGCATCTGGAGCAGTGTTTGGTGTTCTCATGGCATTCGGGATGCTCTTCCCTAATACTCAACTCATGCTGCTATTCCCTCCAATCCCAATAAAAGCCAAATACATTGTTCTATTCTACGGTGCGTATGAGCTATATTCGGAGATCAATCGCAGCGGAACAGACAACGTCGCGCACTTGGCTCATTTGAGTGGAATGCTGATTGCATTTGTTCTCCTCAAGTATTGGGCAAGAAACGGCAAAGACTTTTATTAA